In Humulus lupulus chromosome 7, drHumLupu1.1, whole genome shotgun sequence, the following are encoded in one genomic region:
- the LOC133789926 gene encoding E3 ubiquitin-protein ligase BRE1-like 1 gives MSIVEDESESTFHEAFLSRLTETGATESSSLCDLPKQMEGDQQRASEQTKNILSNLVADVDNLWYLKDGIHTVVLKNLSENGSCRQRTPSELDREVKNLRVAFTDLFLKHNTFKETAKPS, from the exons ATGTCTATTGTCGAGG ATGAATCTGAATCTACTTTTCATGAGGCTTTTCTTAGTCGTCTTACGGAAACTGGTGCAACAGAAAGTTCATCTTTATGTGACCTTCCTAAACAGATGGAAGGTGATCAACAGAGAGCCTCTGAACAGACTAAGAACATCTTAAGTAATTTAGTTGCTGATGTTGACAATTTGTGGTATCTAAAAGATGGAATACATACTGTAGTCTTGAAAAACCTTTCAGAAAATG GATCTTGCAGGCAAAGGACACCAAGTGAATTAGATAGAGAGGTTAAGAACTTGAGGGTGGCATTTACTGACCTGTTTTTGAAGCATAACACTTTCAAAGAAACTGCAAAGCCATCGTGA